In the Flavobacteriales bacterium genome, GTATTACAGGTACATACAAGTACCCATTTAGATCTTTTTAATAGAAGTATTCAACGACTCCTATCCCCCTACCCACACTCAAGAATTATGCATTAAAAAAAAAAAGAGTATTACCCCCTTAAAAGTTCTTTTTAAATACAATAATAATATAGCTTTGCTGCACTTTGAACTAAAAAGATAGGTATGGAGAAAAAAACAGGTTTGTACGCAAATGTCCAGAAACAATTTAACCGTGCAGCGGATGTAATGGGGCTTAACGAAGGTATTAGAACTATTCTTGCTAAATGCAGTAACGAAATCGTAGTAAACTTTCCGGTGAAAATGGATAGTGGGAAAATTGAACTTTTTACTGGATATAGAGTTCAGCATAACAATGCTCTTGGACCTTACAAAGGTGGTTTAAGATTTCACCCTAAATTAGATATTGATTCCGCGAGAGCTTTGGCTACATGGATGACTTGGAAATCGGCATTAGCTGGCTTACCATATGGTGGCGGAAAAGGTGGTATTCAAATAGACCCTAAGAAATATTCTCAAGGAGAATTAGAAAGAATTACAAGGCGTTTTACTTACGCTCTAGGTGATAATATCGGACCAGATTTAGATATCCCTGCTCCAGATGTAAACACAAATTCGCAAATTATGGCATGGATTGCAGACACCTATGTTTGTACAAAATCGCCAGCAAATAGACACAACAACTTACACGTTGTAACTGGTAAACCTGTTGGATCAGGTGGCTTGGAAGGTAGAGATAGAGCAACCGGATTCGGTGTTGTATCTACAATCAAGTCTTGGTCTGCTTATAAAGAAAAAGACTTAAAAGGACTTAAGTACATCGTTCAAGGTTTTGGAAATGTTGGTTCATGGGCTTCACACTTCTTAAATAAAGAGGGATGTGTTTTAACTGCTGTTCAAGATGCAAGCGGAACAATCTTTAATGCAAATGGAATTGATGTAGAAGCTTTAATTGAGTTTTCTGCCGGTAGAAACGGAAATGTATCTGGCTTCCCGGGAGCTGAAGAAATCGAATCGGACACCTTCTTTGGGTTGGATTGTGATATTCTTATTCCAGCTGCATTGGGTAACCAAATTACTGTGGACAATGCGAATGACATTAAAGCTACCCTTATAGCGGAAGCTGCTAATGGCCCAACCGTTGTTGAAGCAGAAGAGATTCTTTTAAAAAGAGGTATCGACATCATTCCTGACATTCTTTGTAACTCTGGTGGTGTTACGGGTAGTTACTACGAATGGCTTCAAAACAAGAGAAGTGAAAACTGGAAAATCGAAGATGTATTATTACTTCTAGAAGATAAGATGGATGTAGCATTTAAGAAAACTGTAGAGATGGCGAATGAATACAATACCGATTGGAGAACAAGCGGATATATTGTAGCTCTTAAGCGATTGGAAAATACTTATATCGAAAGAGGTTTATTTCCTTGATATTAAACCAACTTATTTCAAACCCTCAACTTTTCAAGTTGGGGGTTTCTTATTTTACATATTCAAGTAAAAACTCTTGGTCAACTTAATGTAGTCGGATGTATAATCGTGTCTCGACTTTTCTATAATAAGCTCATTGGCATAAATTGGAAGATCTTCTTCTGATTTTTCAAACTCTATTAAACATCTCTTTAACGGAACTCCTTCCCTACCTCTAACTCTCGTGATTCTATTTACTATTAGGCCATCATTTTTCATCTTTCCAATGATTTCATCTTCACATTCAACTGGTATTATCAACGCTAGCCTACCCTCTTTTACCAGTAATTTACCCGCTCCATTTGCTAAAACATTAAAAGAGAGAGAATTTGATATCCGAGCTAAATTTCTTTTCTCATCCAAACTTTCGACACCTCCAGTAAAGAATGGAGGGTTAGATATTATTAAATCGTATTGAGACTGGGAAGCTTTATAGAACTCTTGAAATGGAGCATGAAAGACTTGCAGTCTTCCCTTCCATTTTGACCGATCAAAATTCTCCTTACACTGATTAAAGGCATCCTCATCAATTTCAACAGCATCAATAACCACTTTAGGATGTCGCTGTGCCATCATTAAAGAAACAAGACCTGTTCCGGCACCAATGTCCAACACACGTAACGGATTGTCTAATTTGGCCCATGCACCAATTAGTACTCCATCGGTACCAACCTTCATGGCGCATCTATCATGATGCACTGTAAACTCTTTGAAAGCAAATGGTTTCACGCTATATCTACTAACTAGAAATAATATTATTCTTCACACAATTATTTCTTACCAACAATTATTGTCGATAATCCAACTTGATTAAAAATAACCTTGTCAATGATTTTAAAAATAGGAACCAACGCATTATACAGTTTCATTTGTCCGACTGGAATAACCTTCTTTCTCAAAACTGAGCCTGAAACAAACCACCCAGCGATTCCTATAAAATTGAAGTACTGCTTATGAATCATTTGAAATTGATTCGATTTAAAAACTTTTGATAACGAGCTTTTAGTATACCTACGATAATGCCCTAATCCATGATCAAAATCGTTAAATAACCATTGGTAAGATGGCACCAAAATTATCAGCTTCCCACCATTTCTTAATAATAGGCGACAATTCTCAAGAGCTAACGTATGATCCTTAATATGCTCCACCACATTCAACGCAAATACAGTATCGTATTGTCCAATTTCATCGTGAAATTTAGATTCGAATTCAGGATCGGTTAAATCCATTTTTTTCGATCCCAGAAAATACTCGTTTTTTTCAAATTTATTCTCCAACGTAGAACAATAAGTATCTCGGATATCCGTGAGCATTAATGGAAATTTATCTTTAATGAAAAACTCAGAAATATTACCAATTCCACTACCAATCTCTAGTACTTTCCCTCCACAGTGTGGCTTAATGGTTTCATACATCCATTCATTAAACAGATTGGCATCAGAGATTGCATCCAGAGTTGCACCCCCAATTAAATCATCTTCATTAAATTCAATTTCTTCCATAACCAATGTGAAGTTAAGAAATCAGTCTATATTCTATATATAACATTCTGGATAAACTAAAACAAGAAGAGAGATAAAAACGACAATAAATGCCAGAAAATAATGAAACTCAATAAGATGTAATTCGTATCCCTATATTGCTCGAATATAATAGAAAGAGGTGAATATTAACAAAGAACATATTTATAGGAAAAGAATAGAACACCTATTCTCAACTATTCCTACTTCGCTCATAGCCAACGTTACACTTGCAACTCTTCTATGCTACTCTTTTTACAACAATGCGGATTTCTTGTCGATACTTCCATGGTATATTTCACTTATCGCATTAATGATCCTTAGAAGCATTCTTTTTTTTCACTTCAAAAAAAACAAAAACATAACATCCGAAGGCTTGAAAC is a window encoding:
- a CDS encoding Glu/Leu/Phe/Val dehydrogenase, producing the protein MEKKTGLYANVQKQFNRAADVMGLNEGIRTILAKCSNEIVVNFPVKMDSGKIELFTGYRVQHNNALGPYKGGLRFHPKLDIDSARALATWMTWKSALAGLPYGGGKGGIQIDPKKYSQGELERITRRFTYALGDNIGPDLDIPAPDVNTNSQIMAWIADTYVCTKSPANRHNNLHVVTGKPVGSGGLEGRDRATGFGVVSTIKSWSAYKEKDLKGLKYIVQGFGNVGSWASHFLNKEGCVLTAVQDASGTIFNANGIDVEALIEFSAGRNGNVSGFPGAEEIESDTFFGLDCDILIPAALGNQITVDNANDIKATLIAEAANGPTVVEAEEILLKRGIDIIPDILCNSGGVTGSYYEWLQNKRSENWKIEDVLLLLEDKMDVAFKKTVEMANEYNTDWRTSGYIVALKRLENTYIERGLFP
- a CDS encoding methyltransferase; translation: MKPFAFKEFTVHHDRCAMKVGTDGVLIGAWAKLDNPLRVLDIGAGTGLVSLMMAQRHPKVVIDAVEIDEDAFNQCKENFDRSKWKGRLQVFHAPFQEFYKASQSQYDLIISNPPFFTGGVESLDEKRNLARISNSLSFNVLANGAGKLLVKEGRLALIIPVECEDEIIGKMKNDGLIVNRITRVRGREGVPLKRCLIEFEKSEEDLPIYANELIIEKSRHDYTSDYIKLTKSFYLNM
- a CDS encoding methyltransferase codes for the protein MEEIEFNEDDLIGGATLDAISDANLFNEWMYETIKPHCGGKVLEIGSGIGNISEFFIKDKFPLMLTDIRDTYCSTLENKFEKNEYFLGSKKMDLTDPEFESKFHDEIGQYDTVFALNVVEHIKDHTLALENCRLLLRNGGKLIILVPSYQWLFNDFDHGLGHYRRYTKSSLSKVFKSNQFQMIHKQYFNFIGIAGWFVSGSVLRKKVIPVGQMKLYNALVPIFKIIDKVIFNQVGLSTIIVGKK